The nucleotide sequence CGCCAAATGGTAAAAAAATCCAAAATACCAGACCATTCAATATTAAAAATGGGCAACAAATCGTTTGACTATGTTGATTGTTACCAAAGTTCGTTTATGGACGAAGCAAACAAAATTGACATTACTAAAATTGGGAAATTATTTTTTATAAGTGGACCAAAATGGGTGGACGGATTGTTTACAGTCAGAAACAAAGTTGTTAGGCTATTGGGCTTAAAAACTCCGGGTGACCCAACCGACAGACAAAAACAACTTGACAATTTTAAATGTGATAAAGGCGAACAACTTGGACTTTTCAAAGTGTTTGACAAAACTGACAACGAAGTTATTTTAGGTGAAGACGACAAACATTTAGATTTTAGAGTTTCATTATTACTTGACAAACTTGCCAGCAAAACTGAACAAAAAAACTTAACAATAACAACAACCGTAAAATTCAACAATTCATTCGGCCGACTTTATTTTTTGCCTGTTCGTGCGTTTCATAAACTTATCGTTCCTACAATGTTGAAAGGAATTATTAAACAACTTGAAAATGAAACAACAACGAACCGTTAACAAGAGTTTTGTAAAATGGCGGGTTAAGTGATTATTGAAAGTTTCTACTTTCTATATCGTAAAAAGCCCGTTATATTGACTTTTCCTTAAATTTATTCAATTAATTAGTTGCTACGTGTTGGCTAAATTGAAAGCTTCTTCTTTGATTTTACTTCGACAGTTCACCCAAACATTAATGTACAGACAAAAAAACAGTATTATGCTGACAAACATACATCCTAAATTACCCATGCGTGACAAAAACGCAACCAAAGACTTTTACTAGAATAAATTAGGGTTTACAGAATTGGATGACTATGGCGATTAACTAATGATAAAAAAAGACAGAACTTTCCATGTTTTGAATATCGGAAATCCCGGATGAAGACCGTGATGATTTCTTAATTTTGATACAGAACCAACTCCATCACAGGTGAGTGTCCTAACTGAGACAGATCGGGCAAAACACCTAACCTCAATTTTAATGAGATAATTGCCTTGAGGTTAAAAGCACGATTTCTGAATACCGCAGATTTTATCAAGAAAACAGATGAACCACCGGATATTTCATTGTTGTTTAAAATTTATAAAACAATCTTTTAATAGTCTTATAACAAAAGAAAGATTATCGTTACGTATTTAAAAATCAATTGTTTGAAATTTCCAGTTCCACGTATCGATCAAAGTCAGCTGGTTTAATCGCATTGGCAAATCTGTAATGATTTTCAAAACTAAATTTGCCATCATACTTCCCACAATTCCCGGTAGTACTCCCAAAACTCCCAAGCTGTCGCAATCGGGAAGGTTTTCATCAAAAGGAGGTTCTGGGAAAATATCTCTCAAATTCTTGCTTTGGTTGTAATTGAAAATCGCAACCTGTCCGGAAAAACCAAGAATGCTTCCGTAAACCAAAGGCTTATTCAGTTTTACACAAACATCGTTCACTAAATACCTTGTCTCAAAATTATCTGAACCATCCACAACGATATCAAATTGAGAAATTAGTTCTTTAGCATTCGACTCATCGATTTTTTGTTCAATGGAAATGAATTGAACCTGATGATTCAGATTTTTCACAAATTCTTCTGCACTTTTTACCTTCGATTTGCCAACAGAATTTTCATTATGGATGATTTGGCGGTTTAAATTATGTAATTCAACCTCATCAAAATCTGCTACGCCTAACGTTCCTATTCCAGATGCTGCAAGATACTGTATCACAGGACTTCCCAAACCTCCGGCTCCAATTACCAAAACTTTGGCATTCATGATTTTTCGCTGACCTTCCAAACCAATTTCTTCAATGAATATTTGTCGGCTGTAACGCATAAAAATGTCTTCATTCTTCATTATCCTTCTTTTTAAATTCCGCTGTAAACAGTATCCCAATCTTTCATGATCGGATCGTATCCCGCTTCTTTAATAATATTTTTAATTGCTTCCATACTTCTTTCATCGCTGGTTTCAAATTGCTCTAAAGACTCCTTATCTACCGCATATCCACCAGGATTGGTTTTAGAAGCTGCACTCATTGCCGTTGCACCCAATGAAATAATATTGTTTCGGAATTTTTCATTTTCTCTGGTTGAAATAGAAATTTCCAATTCTTCATTCCAGATTCTGTAAGCACAGATTAACTGTAGTAAATCCCTATCAGACATGATAAAATTCGGTTCAATAATTCCTTCGGCAGGTCGAAGCCTTGGAAATGAAACCGAATACCTGCTTTTCCAATATTGTTTTTGAAGGTAATCGATATGAAGAGCGTTGAAAAAACTATCCACTCTCCAGTCTTCCAAGCCTAATAAAACACCTAATCCTATTTTATGAATTCCGGCTTTTCCTATTCTGTCGGGAGTTTCTAAACGAAAATTGAAATTTGATTTTTTCCCTTTCGGATGATATTCTTTATATACTTCCTGATGGTAGGTTTCCTGATACACCAAAACAGCATTTACACCCGCGTTATGCAACTGCTGATATTCTTCTTCTGATAAAGGCTGGACTTCAATTGAGATATTGGCAAAATGAGGTTTTAATAATTTAACAGCATTCAAAAAATAATCTGTTCCGACCGTTTTATTTGCTTCACCACTTACCAGCAACACATGATTAACTCCCATTGATTTCAAAACCATGGCTTCAATCATCAACTCAGTATCAGTCAGCGTTTTTCTTCTAATGGTATTATCCAAACTAAAACCACAATAGATACAAATATTCTGACATTCATTGCTCAAATACAACGGCGCATATAGCTGAATGGTTTTGCCAAAACGTTTTTGAGTAAGCTGTTGAGTCATTTTCGCCATTAATTCAAGCTTTTGAGCGGCAACAGGTGAAAGAAAATTAAGAAAATCTTCGGTTGTTTTTTTCTTTTTCTGAAGGCTTCTTTCTACATCGGATAACGTCACTTTTTCAAGTTTTGCTTTGATTTCATCCCATTGATAACGTTCAAAAAAATCTTTAAAACTCTTCATAATATTTAACTTTAATCAAACAAAAAAGCAGTCAGCGGACTTGATGCCTCTGCGTGTTGTGCAATTGCTCCCAAACCTGCTTCAAAAGCTCTTCTGCCGGCAATTATGCCTTCTTTAAAAGCCAATGCCATATTTACAGGATTTCCTGCAACGGCTATCGCTGTATTTACCAGTACTGCGTCCGCTCCCATTTCCATTGCTTTTGCCGCATCAGAAGGAGCCCCAATTCCTGCGTCCACAACAACCGGAACGTTACTTTGGCTGATGATGATTTCTAAAAAATCTAAGGTTCTCAGCCCTTTATTGGTACCAATTGGTGCTCCCAAAGGCATTACCACAGCTGTTCCCACATCTTCCAAACGTTTACACAAAACTGGATCGGCATGAATGTACGGCATCACAACAAATCCCAATTTCGCCAATTCTTCTGTTGCATATAAAGTCTCTATCGGATCGGGCAATAAATATTTAGGATCAGGATGGATTTCCAGTTTCACCCAATTTGTTTCCAAAGCTTCTCTTGCCAACTGTGCCGCCAAAACCGCTTCTTTAGCTGTTCGTGCTCCTGATGTATTGGGCAGAAGATGAGCTCTTGTCGGTTTCAAAGCATTTAATAAATCATCTTCTGAAGATTGAGAATCGATTCTTTTTAACGCCATCGTCACCATCTCACTTCCCGAAGCAATAATAGAATCGGTCATTTCTGAAAGATTTCCGAATTTTCCTGTTCCTAAAAACAATCTTGATTCAAAGGTTTTGTCTGCTATAATTAAAGGTTGGTTTTTCATATGTTAATTTCTATTTTTTTAAGCCATGTGGAATCTCAGATTTCATTTCATTGCTTTTTTAAATTCGTTGATTAATGAAGGCTGATGGGTAATTTGTCCTGAAACGGCTGCTCCGTAAATTCCAATTTGTTGTAATAGTTCGATGTCTTCCAAAACGACTCCGCCAATGGCGAATATTTTTGGAATTTCTAAAGATCTTTCTTTTAAGTTTTCAATAATCTTCTGATAGCCCTCAAAACCTAAAATCGGACTTAACTGTTCTTTGGTTGAAGTAAACCGCAAAGGTCCCAAACCTATGTAATCGCAAGGTTCGTTCATTCTTTGAAGAACATCCGAAATGGTGTTTGCCGTTCCTCCAATGATTTTATTTTGACCTAAAATATTTCGTGCAGTTTCAATAGAAGTATCTTTTAATCCTAAATGAACGCCATCTGCATCGATATCTTTTGCAATCTGAACGTGATCATTAATGATACAAACGGTTTGATTATCTGAACACAATTTTTTCGAAATTTCACAAAGCTTAATAAATTCCTGTTTCTGAGCATTCTTCCAGCGAACCTGAATCCATTGAGCCCCATGATCAAGCGCTTTTCTTATATTCAATTCCTGATCTTCTATGGTGAATCCTTGTGAGATATATTGTAATTTTTCCATTTTTTAATTTGAATGAAATCCAAGCAACGTAGGATTGCTTGTTAAAAATTTTTCAGTGTATCGTTTTCCGTTTCGACAGGCTGTTTCTAAATTTTCACCTTTAGCCAGATAACTTGCAATAGCCGAAGAGAGCACACAACCCGAACCGTGTTTTGGATAATAAACCAAGGTTTTATCGTTGGGCTCAATTGAAATTTCTCTTCCTACATCCACTAAAATATCGGTTCCTATTTTATCTTTTCTATGTCCTCCTTTTATTAGTACTGAACATAAATCTTGAAAAAGACCGGTTTTTTGTAAAACCTTATATTCATTATAATTTGGAGTGATTACGTCGATTTCTTTTAACACTTTTTTCAAATCTGAAATTGTATGTAAATCAAAAAAATAATACTTGGAAGTGCTTTTCAACACAGGATCCCAAACAATTTTGGCTTCGGCATTATGTAATTTAATCTGTCTAATGATTTCATGTAAAAACTCGGCATCTTTTACCACTCCAATTTTTACTGCTTCAACGAAATATTTTTTCATTAAAACACCAATCGCAGATAAAACTTTGTCTAATGATTCCCATTGAATATTGAAAAACTCAGATTCTGTTTGCAAAGTCATTGCCGAACAAACTCCCAATCCTTGAACTTTTAATTGTTCAAAGGTTTTGATATCTGCCAATAAACCAGCCCCACCACTTGGGTCATAACCCGCAATACTCATTACAAAAGGACGTTGTGCCTGCATTTTTTGAAAACATTTAAAGGTTCTTCACTTTCCCAAATTGCTCCTAATAAAGCCAATCCATCAATATTATTGTCAAAAACTTCATATATATTGTTTTCATTAATTCCTCCCAAAGCAATCATTTTTACATCTAAATTCTTCCTTCTTTTCATATCATTTAAAATATTTGAATTTTCTCCGTATCCTTTTTTAGAAATACTCGGAAAAACCGGACTGACAAAGGCATATTCCCACTCTTCATTCAATTCGTTAAAAATTTCAATATCATGAACAGAGGTAGAAATTATTTGATCTGTAAAAGATTTAAACAAACTATTTTGTCTGTCAGCTTCTTTGAAATGAAATCTTGAAATATTAAATTCTCTAGCCAATTCATAATGACTGTGAAAAACCAATTGAGAATGAAAATCAACATCTATCTTTTGAATAAAATCCGTCATTTCTTCTAAACTGATAAAAGGTTTTCTTACATGAAGCAAATGCAATCCTTCCTGAAACAATTCATTGATAATACTTGTTTCATTTTGAACTAATTCTTCAGGAGTGATTACGATAATCATATATAAATTTCCTTGCCTTTTTCGATAAACTCCTGAGATTTGTCGAACATTCCCTTTTCAGCAGATTCACGAATTTCCTGTGTGATTTTCATTGAACAGAATTTCGGTCCGCACATTGAGCAGAAATGGGCGATTTTTGCTCCGTCTGCCGGCAGTGTTTCATCATGATAAGACCTTGCTGTATCCGGATCTAATGAAAGATTGAACTGATCTTCCCAACGGAATTCAAATCTTGCCTTACTTAAAGCATTGTCTCTATATTGCGCTCCGGGATGACCTTTCGCTAAATCAGCAGCATGAGCAGCTAATTTATAAGTGATTACTCCAACTTTTACGTCTTCTTTATTAGGAAGTCCCAAATGTTCTTTCGGCGTTACGTAACACAACATAGCACAACCAAACCAGCCAATCATCGCTGCTCCAATTCCCGAAGTAATGTGATCATAACCCGGTGCAATATCCGTAGTCAATGGACCTAAGGTATAAAAAGGAGCTTCATCACATACTTCCAATTGTTTGTCCATATTTTCTTTAATCATGTGCATTGGAACGTGACCAGGCCCTTCAATCATTACCTGAACGTTATGTTTCCATGCAATTTTTGTCAGTTCTCCTAACGTTTCCAGTTCTGCAAACTGTGCTTCATCATTCGCATCGGCAATTGAGCCCGGGCGAAGACCATCTCCTAAAGAAAAAGCAACGTCATATTTTTTCATGATTTCGCAGATTTCCTCAAAATGCGTGTATAAAAAGTTTTCTTTATGATGGTACAGGCACCATTTTGCCATGATAGAACCTCCTCTGGAAACAATTCCCGTCACACGTTTTGCTGTTAAATGAATGTATCTCAACAAAACTCCGGCGTGAATCGTGAAATAGGAAACTCCCTGTTCTGCCTGTTCAATCAACGTATCTTTAAAAATCTCCCAGGTTAAATCTTCGGCAACTCCTTTTACTTTTTCCAATGCCTGATAAATAGGAACCGTACCAATCGGAACCGGACTGTTTCTGATAATCCATTCTCTGGTTTCGTGGATATTTTTTCCGGTGGATAAATCCATAATCGTATCCGCACCCCATCGGCAAGCCCAAACTGCTTTTTCTACTTCTTCTTCGATACTTGATGAAACAGCACTGTTTCCAATGTTCGCATTAATTTTAACCAGGAAATTTCGTCCAATAATCATCGGTTCACTTTCGGGGTGATTGATATTGTTTGGAATAATTGCTCTTCCAGCGGCTATTTCGTCTTTTACAAATTCAGGAGTGATTTTATTTTTCGGGGTTTTAGCTCCAAAACTATTTCCCTGATGTTGAAAAGCCATTTCTTTTGAAACAGAATCCAACTGTTCAATTCTTTGATTTTCTCTGATGGCAATATATTCCATTTCAGGTGTGATGATTCCCTGTTTTGCATAATACAACTGGGTAACTTCCCGTCCTTCTTTTGCAACTTTTGGTTTGTGATTGTAAGAAAAACGCAATTCGTCCAGCTTTGAATCGGCAAGGCGGGCTTTTCCATATTCGGAAGTAATTCCGTCAAGAATTTCTACATCATTTCTGTCTAAGATCCATTGTTCACGGATTCTTGGAAGACCTTTTTCGATATTAATTTCAGAGTTTTCATCCGTGTAAGGTCCTGAAGTATCATAAACTGTAACAGGTGGATTATGTTCTAAAGTTCCATTAGATAATTTTGTAGGACTTAGTTCTATTTCACGCATTGCTACATTGATCGGGTGAATTGTCCCTTCAACATAGATTTTTTTTGAGTTCGGAAACGGCGAACGTGTGATGTTGTGAGCCATATAATGATTGTTTTTTATGAGAATTAACCGCCTTGAGTAGCAGTGATAATTAAAATTGAATCTTTGTTGCTGAGAAATGTTTCCGCCCAGAAAGACTCCGGAATAATGCGATTATTGAGTGCCATGGCAATACCTTTGCGTTTGTGGGGTATTTCAATAGCAAGTAATGCTTCCAGTGTTTCTGGAAGTACATCAAAAGTTTTTAGTGTGTGATTGATTGTGAGCTCCATTCCTAAAATTTTTAAATACACTTTAGGAATGCCCATCATTGTACAATAAAATGTACAGTAAAGTCATTTCACTTTTCCCTACGCTAGTATGATCTAGAAATCAGGTTCAAAGGGTAAAATCTCAGCCTGTTTTGTAAACAGACACCCCTAAAGTTCTATGCAAATATATTGTTTTTTTATAAACCTACCAATTGAGTTTATTTCTTTTTTAATGTCAGCCCGGTACCGTACGTTAGCTTCCCGAGGTATTTGAACTTCATTTTCCCTTTGGTTTCTCTTACCTCACCATAACCTTCGGTAGCAGTTGTGACGGTTAGTTTAAAAGCCACCTGTCTTTCCGAAAAAACACCTTCAGACCTAAACTTATAGTCTGCCAATAAAATATCGTTTTTGATTTCGCCGGTAAGCGTTCCCGAGTTTCTATCTTTCTCTTTTAAGGCATACAAGAGTTCTCCGTTTACCTTACCGCCATTTACAGCAAGCTTTAACATTACCGTATCCTCATTTTGTGCATATATTTTAAAGTCTTACCAAAATGGATAGCAGCAAGTACTTCTGTGTCTTTATTTTCGGCTTTCTTAACACACGCTACAAAAAACATATTTATCACTATACAATACATTAGTTTTCTCATTGGATACCTTTCTTAATTAAGAGCTAGTTTTTCACTGAACGCTTTTCTAAATTTATCGACTTTTGGTTTAACCATCAAACGGCAATACGTCTGATTTGGATTGTTTTTGTAATAATTCTGATGATACCATAACAGGAAAAACAAGCTAGCTATATTGCAGTGGAAACGGTATGCAACAAACACCGTACAAAAGAACTATTGGAACATTTTTCAATCCCGGTACCGCACGGTGCACGCTACCGTTCATTTGAAAAAGTAAAAACAGTGCTGGAAGATTATGGTTTTTCGATGGGCATCAAACCATTGAACGGGCATCAGGGTAAAGGAGCCAGCGTAAACATTACAACAGAGCAACAATTACACAGTGCCTATGTGAATGCCACTAAATTTGGAAGTAAGGTAATTACAGAGTGTTTTTATTGAACGCAACGGAAACGCCAAAGTTATTTTAACCAATTTATAGATTAAATTAACCCGTTTGATTCATAGGAAAAGTTAATTTATTTTCTTATTTCTTCACTTCCAAATACGCTTTAAAAATCCGTAATTCTTCCCAGGTAGTGGTTTCCGAAGCTTCGGCTTTTAGTTCAGTTAACGTTTTATCAGATTGATTTTCAAATAGTTTTTCCAGTTCCATTATTTTTTTTGTTGAAAGCACTTCGGTTACATCAATTTTTTGCTGACCGATTAATTTTCCAATATGTTGTGTAATTGTTTGCACGGATAGCTTACGTTCTTCGGCTATTTCTTTTATGGTTCGTTTTCGTTGCCACAATTCAAATGTTTTATCTATTGTTGTTACTTTTACGGTTTTAGGAATTTCTTTTAAATCATCGGTTTCTACCGTATCTATATCTAAAATCTGTGTACGCAGAATTTCTTTAATTCCCGTTAAATGGTTTAAACGATATGAAGTAATATCCTGATCGTTTAAATTTTCATTGGTAAAATCAATTCCACTGCCAAATAATTGCACCATTTTATTGGTTTTAATCAACTTTAAAACCATCTTTATATGTTCGTCTTCAAAAACACGTAATTGTTCGGTAAAAAGCACAAAACCTTTCTTCTTTTTAGACTGTTCTAACACAAACAATGTATCGTAAGCTAATTCATCTAACTTTGGATAAAAATAAGCGTACGCTTTTGTTAAACGTTGTAATAAATGATCAATTCTAAAATCATCTTGCGTGAAAAGCGTATGTAATTCCTGTAGAAATTTTAGTCCGACATTTTTAATCGTTTCCAGCAAACGTTCCTGCTTTTGTGCCCAAGGTGCATAAATTTTTCGGGTCGATTTTTTTTCGGTTACCCAGGTTTCAATCCATTTTAAAAATTCTTTGTGTGCATTGATCCAATCAAAGGTATCTTTTACTTGCAACCACAAATATTCTAATTTTGCCTGAACCAACGGATTTTCGTTATCAGTCGATTCATTTTGTCTGGCAAACGACAATACATTTTCATCTGCCGAAATAGAACGGATTGCAACGGGTTTAGACAATACCAAACCGTTTAAACTACGCAAACGCGACAAAGCAACATACGCCTGCCCGCTCATAAAAACATCGTTAATATCCAAAACGGCTTTATCAAACGTTAAACCTTGCGATTTGTGAACGGTTATTGCCCACGCCAATTTTAACGGATACTGCACAAACGTTCCTAAAACTTCTTCTTCAATTTCTTTAGTTTGTTCGTTTAAAGCGTATCTAACATTTTGCCATTCGTATTTTTCAACGGTAATTTTTACGTTATCATCTGGTAAATAAACTTCTATTTCATTTTCGGATACATAAAAAACGGTTCCGATTTTTCCGTTGTAATAACGTTTTTCAAAACTTAAATCGTTTTTAACAAACATTACCTGTGCCCCTTTTTTAAGAACCAATTCGGGTTCTAACGGATACATTTTTTCAGGAAAATCGCCAATAATTTCGGGCAGAAAAACATATTCTTGTGCCTTTAAATTATTTAATTCTTTATCGTTGATATCGTCGGCTTTACGGTTGTGTGTGGTAAGCGTAATGTAGCCTTTGTTTTTCTTGGTATCAAAATTTTCGTTTACTTGTTTTTCCAGCAGTTCATAATCTTGCGGTGTATTGTTGTTTGTTCTAAAATTATTCAACAAACGTATAAAAGCTTCATCATCTTGACGGTAAATCTTTTTTAATTCTATATAAACCGGCTGCGTTTGTTGCATAATCCAGGCGTTAAAAAAGTAGATTCCGCTATAAAACTGTTTCATTACCTGCCAATCGGCGTGCCGTACAACCGGCGGCAACTGCCACAAATCGCCAATAAATAAAACCTGAACACCACCAAATGGTGCATTTGATTTTCGGACAAATTGCAACATTTCATTCATAGCATCTAACAAATCGGCACGCAGCATAGAAACTTCATCAATAACCAGTAATTCCAGATTTTTAATCAGTGTTTGCTTGGTTTGATTCATTTTAAAATGACGAGTAATTGTCTTTTTGGTTTCGAAATACATACCGTTGTCGGCATTTTTAAAATCGGCTGTAGGAATATAACCCGAAAATGGCAGTTGAAAAAACGAATGAATGGTTACACCGCCCGCATTTAAAGCCGCAATGCCTGTTGGTGCTACAACCACCGTGTTTTTGTGCGTTGTTGAAAGAATTTTTTTAAGCAATGTTGTTTTACCCGTGCCTGCTTTACCGGTTAAAAATACGTTTTTATTGGTGTGCTGTATATATTGTAAAACTAATTGTACTTCGGCTGTCATGTGATAAATTTAAGTAAAATGCTGATATATTGG is from Flavobacterium dauae and encodes:
- a CDS encoding DUF2867 domain-containing protein, which produces MVKKSKIPDHSILKMGNKSFDYVDCYQSSFMDEANKIDITKIGKLFFISGPKWVDGLFTVRNKVVRLLGLKTPGDPTDRQKQLDNFKCDKGEQLGLFKVFDKTDNEVILGEDDKHLDFRVSLLLDKLASKTEQKNLTITTTVKFNNSFGRLYFLPVRAFHKLIVPTMLKGIIKQLENETTTNR
- a CDS encoding HesA/MoeB/ThiF family protein: MKNEDIFMRYSRQIFIEEIGLEGQRKIMNAKVLVIGAGGLGSPVIQYLAASGIGTLGVADFDEVELHNLNRQIIHNENSVGKSKVKSAEEFVKNLNHQVQFISIEQKIDESNAKELISQFDIVVDGSDNFETRYLVNDVCVKLNKPLVYGSILGFSGQVAIFNYNQSKNLRDIFPEPPFDENLPDCDSLGVLGVLPGIVGSMMANLVLKIITDLPMRLNQLTLIDTWNWKFQTIDF
- the thiH gene encoding 2-iminoacetate synthase ThiH, with translation MKSFKDFFERYQWDEIKAKLEKVTLSDVERSLQKKKKTTEDFLNFLSPVAAQKLELMAKMTQQLTQKRFGKTIQLYAPLYLSNECQNICIYCGFSLDNTIRRKTLTDTELMIEAMVLKSMGVNHVLLVSGEANKTVGTDYFLNAVKLLKPHFANISIEVQPLSEEEYQQLHNAGVNAVLVYQETYHQEVYKEYHPKGKKSNFNFRLETPDRIGKAGIHKIGLGVLLGLEDWRVDSFFNALHIDYLQKQYWKSRYSVSFPRLRPAEGIIEPNFIMSDRDLLQLICAYRIWNEELEISISTRENEKFRNNIISLGATAMSAASKTNPGGYAVDKESLEQFETSDERSMEAIKNIIKEAGYDPIMKDWDTVYSGI
- a CDS encoding thiazole synthase; protein product: MKNQPLIIADKTFESRLFLGTGKFGNLSEMTDSIIASGSEMVTMALKRIDSQSSEDDLLNALKPTRAHLLPNTSGARTAKEAVLAAQLAREALETNWVKLEIHPDPKYLLPDPIETLYATEELAKLGFVVMPYIHADPVLCKRLEDVGTAVVMPLGAPIGTNKGLRTLDFLEIIISQSNVPVVVDAGIGAPSDAAKAMEMGADAVLVNTAIAVAGNPVNMALAFKEGIIAGRRAFEAGLGAIAQHAEASSPLTAFLFD
- a CDS encoding thiamine phosphate synthase; translation: MEKLQYISQGFTIEDQELNIRKALDHGAQWIQVRWKNAQKQEFIKLCEISKKLCSDNQTVCIINDHVQIAKDIDADGVHLGLKDTSIETARNILGQNKIIGGTANTISDVLQRMNEPCDYIGLGPLRFTSTKEQLSPILGFEGYQKIIENLKERSLEIPKIFAIGGVVLEDIELLQQIGIYGAAVSGQITHQPSLINEFKKAMK
- a CDS encoding hydroxymethylpyrimidine/phosphomethylpyrimidine kinase; translation: MQAQRPFVMSIAGYDPSGGAGLLADIKTFEQLKVQGLGVCSAMTLQTESEFFNIQWESLDKVLSAIGVLMKKYFVEAVKIGVVKDAEFLHEIIRQIKLHNAEAKIVWDPVLKSTSKYYFFDLHTISDLKKVLKEIDVITPNYNEYKVLQKTGLFQDLCSVLIKGGHRKDKIGTDILVDVGREISIEPNDKTLVYYPKHGSGCVLSSAIASYLAKGENLETACRNGKRYTEKFLTSNPTLLGFHSN
- a CDS encoding thiamine phosphate synthase, with the protein product MIIVITPEELVQNETSIINELFQEGLHLLHVRKPFISLEEMTDFIQKIDVDFHSQLVFHSHYELAREFNISRFHFKEADRQNSLFKSFTDQIISTSVHDIEIFNELNEEWEYAFVSPVFPSISKKGYGENSNILNDMKRRKNLDVKMIALGGINENNIYEVFDNNIDGLALLGAIWESEEPLNVFKKCRHNVLL
- the thiC gene encoding phosphomethylpyrimidine synthase ThiC, producing the protein MAHNITRSPFPNSKKIYVEGTIHPINVAMREIELSPTKLSNGTLEHNPPVTVYDTSGPYTDENSEINIEKGLPRIREQWILDRNDVEILDGITSEYGKARLADSKLDELRFSYNHKPKVAKEGREVTQLYYAKQGIITPEMEYIAIRENQRIEQLDSVSKEMAFQHQGNSFGAKTPKNKITPEFVKDEIAAGRAIIPNNINHPESEPMIIGRNFLVKINANIGNSAVSSSIEEEVEKAVWACRWGADTIMDLSTGKNIHETREWIIRNSPVPIGTVPIYQALEKVKGVAEDLTWEIFKDTLIEQAEQGVSYFTIHAGVLLRYIHLTAKRVTGIVSRGGSIMAKWCLYHHKENFLYTHFEEICEIMKKYDVAFSLGDGLRPGSIADANDEAQFAELETLGELTKIAWKHNVQVMIEGPGHVPMHMIKENMDKQLEVCDEAPFYTLGPLTTDIAPGYDHITSGIGAAMIGWFGCAMLCYVTPKEHLGLPNKEDVKVGVITYKLAAHAADLAKGHPGAQYRDNALSKARFEFRWEDQFNLSLDPDTARSYHDETLPADGAKIAHFCSMCGPKFCSMKITQEIRESAEKGMFDKSQEFIEKGKEIYI
- the thiS gene encoding sulfur carrier protein ThiS, encoding MMGIPKVYLKILGMELTINHTLKTFDVLPETLEALLAIEIPHKRKGIAMALNNRIIPESFWAETFLSNKDSILIITATQGG
- a CDS encoding helix-turn-helix domain-containing protein gives rise to the protein MTAEVQLVLQYIQHTNKNVFLTGKAGTGKTTLLKKILSTTHKNTVVVAPTGIAALNAGGVTIHSFFQLPFSGYIPTADFKNADNGMYFETKKTITRHFKMNQTKQTLIKNLELLVIDEVSMLRADLLDAMNEMLQFVRKSNAPFGGVQVLFIGDLWQLPPVVRHADWQVMKQFYSGIYFFNAWIMQQTQPVYIELKKIYRQDDEAFIRLLNNFRTNNNTPQDYELLEKQVNENFDTKKNKGYITLTTHNRKADDINDKELNNLKAQEYVFLPEIIGDFPEKMYPLEPELVLKKGAQVMFVKNDLSFEKRYYNGKIGTVFYVSENEIEVYLPDDNVKITVEKYEWQNVRYALNEQTKEIEEEVLGTFVQYPLKLAWAITVHKSQGLTFDKAVLDINDVFMSGQAYVALSRLRSLNGLVLSKPVAIRSISADENVLSFARQNESTDNENPLVQAKLEYLWLQVKDTFDWINAHKEFLKWIETWVTEKKSTRKIYAPWAQKQERLLETIKNVGLKFLQELHTLFTQDDFRIDHLLQRLTKAYAYFYPKLDELAYDTLFVLEQSKKKKGFVLFTEQLRVFEDEHIKMVLKLIKTNKMVQLFGSGIDFTNENLNDQDITSYRLNHLTGIKEILRTQILDIDTVETDDLKEIPKTVKVTTIDKTFELWQRKRTIKEIAEERKLSVQTITQHIGKLIGQQKIDVTEVLSTKKIMELEKLFENQSDKTLTELKAEASETTTWEELRIFKAYLEVKK